The genomic segment ATaagtaaaaatttcaaataatgaCTAGGCAGTAGCAGAGTATTAAAATACATTATTCTTAATTGACCAGATATTACAAGTTACTTTCCATTAGTACACAATAGATAACATAGTTTTACATGATGAAGGTATTTTATTGATAAGAAGTAACACACAGATTGGTCAAGAAATAAAACACAAGCAGCGAGGGAAATCAAAGTCGCATCATTGACCAATTTAATTGTTAAGAAACACAATGCCCTCAAATCCATCCGATCTTGCTATGAAGTATTTCATCTATGTCGCACGCACGTGAAAAGAGATGTTATGAATACAGTGTGGCAATTCCCAAAGGTTGCATTAGGATCAAATAATCTGATTTGGGAAGAGATACgaagaatgaatttcaaatgacatCCATCTTTGATATATTTCAAATCCATCACAATTTTCATTACATCCACATAAATTAACAAGCGATCAAATAGATGAAAAATTTATCCGAGCGATcaaatagatttgaaattcatagcTCCAAATCTCTCATTCCAAGCACACCTAATATGTCTAAGATACCATGAAGGAAGGATACAATAGACAACATATATGTATGTGTGCGTATATGTTAAGAATGAAAAACAATAAGCACGTCACTCACTACTATCAGGCAACCATGCATCACAACACTATCATTTGagtatacaaataaatcaatccAGAAGTATAACATTTTCGACAGCTTAAAAACAAACCAGTTGATATTCACACGTGCACCCAAAATTGCATAAGCTCTAGTCAATGAATCTATTctaatgaaaaattatattaagtACCATATTATTACTAACCTTTCTCCCTAAAACTCTCTGTTGATGAATAACTTGCCTGTAGGAGTATCTTTTACCAGGATAAATATAGTCATTGAATGATTCAcctaatggaacttttgaagggATCAAACCGCATATTTCCTGTCCAACCGCAGGGCAGTCCAACCAACCTTCCATGTGACAGATtaaaaaattacacaaaatgatagcattaatatgattaaaaatgatgatGACACCAAAGGACTGAGAACAGAAACATCAGTTACAGCGCACAGCAAACCTAAAAAAAATGGTccacataaaaattttaaaaatatcaaaccTCACAAATACCTACCCCACCCCCAAATCCTAATATCCCATGTGGCATGGAGGACATACGGAAAATTCATAGAAAAATAGCCAGAAAGATCCAAATCTACATACAATAATAACCCAGCAAGTTTCCTTCCTTTAACCCCCATTTATAGAAATGATTAAATAACGACCCGTGTGAAAAAAACGAAAGGAAAGAAAAATGGCAGGCATTGCTCACAGAATTGACTATATGTATTAAAACCATCCAAACGAACCATACTTAGGCCTTTGTTTATGCCAAGATCGAacaattaagtatttaaatgagAAACTTAAGTCCGTCAAAcaatttcttcaaaaattttgttGACAACCAAATGGAAAGGATCAATAAAAATCACCTCATGTCCACTCGGTACCCACTGACTGCAGCTGGTATCATGTCGCCGAATAGAAGAAACATAACTGGATAAAATTTTACCTGGAGGGAGTTTATCATTAGGTCTCTGCTTCTTCGCTTGATACCCATCATCTCTGTGATATGGCTGAGATCCATAGGAAGGTCTATCATCAGGGCGCTGCCTTCGAAGACGTTGAATCCTTTCCTCGCGTTCCTGATGcccaaaggaaaaaaaaggataaaagaaaagaaaacatttTGGGATGTCAGCAGCAATGATTCAGAATTTAACATAAGAAAAAAGAGAACTGTATCTCTATGCCCCTGTATCTCTATGCCCCTGATTAGTTTTGTCATCTTAATAGGAAATCCAAAACATTTTGCTAGGAAATTTTTTGCAAAGATACTCAGCAAAAACTATACACAAATAAATGTACCAATAACAGCGCCAGCACTAAGATTTTCAGAAAGAGCAAGttgaaagaaaagaaagttgaCAAGAAGATAGGCATAAAAGCTAGGCGCAATTCACCAAGCCAATTGCTAACAAAAATAAGGATAACATTTGCCTTCTTCTTAGCCTACCCATCAAGTAGTCATGCCGGtatcaaaaagaaaaaattacaaTATATTTTAAGTATAGTACCATGGTGATGAAGTTTCAAAACACCATATACAATCAAAAAACAGTAATACTCATTCATAAGTCTACTTTTCCTCAGTAATAATTTCCTCAACAACTTAAATTCGCATGTTCAAAAAGTATCAACAAGTACAATCTTAATACTGGCACGATACTTGATCAGCTTTATCAAGTTTGTGCTTCTGGAGAATAGATATCAAATTTGTAACCCAATGAAAGATTATGCACATTATCGACATATGATATATTGTAGGAGTAAAGTATATGCCAGAGATACCCGCCGCAAAAGCTGAACAGCAGTCTCCCCATGTTCCACTTGTTCATTGTATCCCACATGTTCTTGCGCATAATCTTCTTTCAACTGTGGTTCAGGAAACACTTCTTCATCTTCAGGTTCAGGGGATGCATTCAAGTCCATGCTGGAAATCATTAAATCCAATTAGAAGCATTTTCTGATGCACCAACGGAAACTGCAGAAATTATATAGCAATTTTTTCCATTAACAAACAATAAATATGTGGTAAGCCCAATAAGTGCATCTTTCCTCAAAACATTATCTTAATTGACCAGAAGCATCATGGATCAAATCCATCCTTGAGAAACGTACGCAAcaccaccccccccccccccccccccctctctTTACTCATGATAAACAATCCATATACTACCAAAATCGCATAAAGAACTAATCTCTTCTGCAGGAATTCTTTTCATAGCAAATCAACAAACCATTCAGATATAAACAAGATGAACGCACCAAATAAATCTCCCAAATCCATTACGGCCCCTTATGTTTGTCTCTTTCAATAACTCCTTTCTCCTCTTTCCAAGCTACACCTTAATAGTGTGGGGTATTTGTAAGGATTTTTGCATTATTTACCAATTTTGCATTATTTATCGTCCTATAAAGATTCTAAGGAGTAGGACAAACATCAGGTCCTgattaaaacaaaacaaaacaaagcaACAATACTCCCGAAATCTGCCAACAAACATTCCAACGTATGCAATCATCAAAAGCATATAAAATGCCAAAAAATAAGATAACTACAAGTTAAAGAAGCTAAAGTAGTCTGAAAAACATTAAACAAATCAAAACCAATATCAAAGTGAAATTCATAATCTGAAGTAATGCAAGCTTGAAAAACAAGAAATTACCAAGACAATCCACTTCATAAAAACATCAATTCTTTCATTCTCTTGAACAGAAACACAAATCCCACAagcaaaaaaaaatcattaaaacgGCATCCTTAAAAGGGCGAGGACATGCCACACAAGTAAAAGTTTGACGACAAAACAACGGTCAATTGCTGAAAGCAGCAATGGACATTAATCCCCCAACTCGACAAAGCGAAAAACGATTCCAACCTgaaggaaaaaagaaagaaaactccaATTGACTGCGCATCAATTATCCGCTGAACGCCTTGGCAACACCAAACAGAACTCTCGTTCAAGACAAACCAATCCAAAAAAGGCTGCTCTTCAATTCCCCGCACGACTTAAAACCCTACAATTGAGTGAAATTCACATCGTACTTCGACACCAGGAAAAAAACCCTAGCCAGAAAAACCGGCTGCACTGGAGGCACAAAGATCGCGCGATTCAAATCATGAGAATACGATTACAAAAAACATCTAGGAAAAAAGGGATTCGATTAATATTATATGTAAATATAGGAAGCCGTTGTATGTGAGTGTATCAGTGGGATTATGTTTTGGAGGAATTTGTCGGAAGTAAATATGTGAGATTTGAGGGGTAACGCTAAAAGGAAACAGTCTGCATATGTGGAGGGCGAGGGACAATACGGTAATTTTAACTGAACAAAGAAAGTTCGTTTCGAAAATCTAGTAGTAATGGAACGAAGGGGAGAGGTGGCTGGGGTATTTAAGGAAGAAGAAAGTCAGTAGGGCGTGTTTGGTAAGGAAGTCGCTTTTATTATGGTGAcccttttttttcatttttctttttaattatgGTAACTATTTGTCTATTAAtcatattttttcctttttttttaattaagatAACTATTTGTCTATTAATCATAATTTATGTATGACCTAAACTTTgcatataattatattttagtaattttaatCTCTAACATACCatggaaaaaaaagaaaatgaacataCTTAAAACTGTATTTGTAAATATGTAGTTAAGTttctatatttaataatatttcttTTTTCGCTTTATTTACTAAAATACTCTTATCATCTAAGTCTTGAAATAATGTGcagtttttttttattgtattaaTAAGATTTGGAAGCCCATACTAAATCGAAGGAGGACAGAAATCCAAAAGCAATTTACTAGACAGTGtggattaaaaaataaaagttgaGGAAAAGGGAAAGCAAACATTTGCATTTTCCCAAAAGCAAAATGACCCAAATTTTGCACGGACTGCCAGAAAGAATTCTCTGTTTTGTTTGACGTCAAAATGAATCATATTACTGCAGTCCTCAAAATTTGCTTTCCCTTTTCCTcaacttttattttttgatcCACACTGTCTAGTAAATGACTTGTTGGATTTCTCTCCTCCTCCGATTTAACATGGGCTTCCAAATAATTTGTTCACTATATTTCTGCAGATGTATTGCTAAAGAGAGCCAGGCCTAGAATACATGGGGTGATATATATACATCTTTTATAGCATAAATCACTAGATTAGACACTTCATCGATATGGTTCTGAAAGTTGCCAATTTCAAGTTTTGCCAACCACCGAAGGAAACGGAACCTTGGGCGATTTGCTTCAAATCAAACAAGTCAAATATGATCGAGCTCAAAATTAGACTAAAAATTGGATTCGGAGTTACAATCTACAACACTGACAATTAAAAACGTCGTTATAAATTCACACTCTTTATGGAAACAGTCCATGAGCTACCAGAAAGAAAATTCAGGTCATTTTATTTAATGTTCTATGTCTATCTGCTCAAAACATAGCCAAATATCTTAACGGAGTAACAAAATTGAAGAGGAAACATCCAAAACAATGTATAAAAAGTAAGAAATGGCTGAATAAGAAGCTGATCTTCTCTACCGACTTCATTTGTTTGCCAACACAAATCCAGGGTTGCAGAAGATTAAACAGAAGCTCAAGAAAGTTCGCCACAGCAAGCTGATTCTTTTCGGCCGATGAAATTCACGGGCAAGCACGTTACAATTTCATGAAGCATGTCACCTATAGAACAACGGTTCAGCAAGTACTCAAAGGAAACTATATATATTGGAATTGAGTTAATTGACAGATAACGTGAGTTGCGTGTACGTACATCAGACAAAGCTCCGGTTCGATTCCAAATTGACTTTCACCTGTAATTCGTCATTATTAGACTGGCTATTTTCTTCACCCAAACTTGCATCGGATCCTGCTGTAGATTCAGCAGATTCAACTATCTCAGACACCATCTTCTcatgtttttcttttaattccGGGGAACTTATAGCCCCCACGATGGCTTGCCTGAGTTCTGCCTCCAAAGCCTCGATCTTACTTTTTGAGTCTGGATCTTGTGAGTTTCCAGCTTTTGCCACTTCTGCCTTTAGCAGTTCAATCCTGTCTTTCAAACCTGATGAATTGACAACGTCATCTATGATCATGTTAACTTCTTCATTGAATGCTTCTATTTTTGCCTTGACTTCTGGGACAGCAGGTGGGTTCACTTGCAAACCCATGGATCCAAGAACAGCCTTAAATTCGGTGTCCAACTCTTCTTTCAATTGCAAAACCTTTGCTTTTAGCTCCTGGTTTGAACCAATATCCGACAATCCTGACTCTGAAATTTCAGCTTTCAGCGTCTCTATCTTCTGTTTCATATCAGGCTGATCTACGAGTTCCCTGAATTTCTTATTTATTTCCAGTCTCGTTTCTTCTTTATCTGTTCTACTTTTTGAGGGATTCAAAGCTTTGGATAACTCTTTCATCATATCAAGCTTATATTTCAAGCTGGAGTAATTAGGAGCTGAAGGAATCTTTTTGTCGAACTCATCCTTAAGCAGTTCAATCTTTTCTTTCAATGCAGGATGGGCAAGCTGGTCCTGTACATTCCTCGCTTTTGCAATTTCTTCTCGCACCATCAAAATTTTGTCCTCCATACCTACAGCTTTTGCAGCCTCATCATACTCGTAATCAATCTCTCTTTTCAATTTCTCTACCATCTCTTTCAATCCTGTCTCGGGAATCTCTGAGGGTGATTTACTGGCTTCCAAGATCCGTAGTTTCAGTTTTTCTACCTCGTCCCTCAATTCCGATTCTGAGGTCTTGCTTATCTGTACTATgggttcttctttctttttcatATTGACCTTCCTTTTGGGATCTATTGGAATCCCTTCCTGGAATCCGCCAAGTTTCCGGAATTTTTGAGCCCTGTGTTTAAGTAGTGTTTCTGTATCCATCTTTACGAGTTCCTGTATGCACCAGAAACATCTTAGTCTCCTGATGAACATCCGTTCAAACACTAATTGTAATGCAGGAGGAAGAATGTGCCACTTACTTCCATGGATTCAACAATTGCAGTTTTTAACTGTTGTGAGGTCCAGTAAGGATCTGCATGTGCACCACCAAGAGGTTCCTACAACGAGCCACAAATATTTATCATTTGATAGTAAGGTGGTAGAAATGGAAATCATACCAGTGCCAATATTTGAAAGCTGAAGCACAGGATTAAGGTATATGATGAACAATCTAAGATGGAACAATATCTCATATAATGAAGCTGTCACATAGTTTTTAACATAATCTTCCAACTAGAACCTCATGTTAAAACAAAGTAAACTgtaccattttttttttttgaaaaagaaaatgttttcaGTATACAAAAATGAGAGATGATTTTAGAGACATTGAATAGTGGGACAAGAAGGCATGAAagtag from the Primulina tabacum isolate GXHZ01 chromosome 16, ASM2559414v2, whole genome shotgun sequence genome contains:
- the LOC142528214 gene encoding acetyl-coenzyme A carboxylase carboxyl transferase subunit alpha, chloroplastic-like; its protein translation is MASMTPSPVAFNGNSASKPTALDLLSSLSNGVFGVPLKALGKVQLGAKRRGFTVSAKLRKVKKHEYPWPEDPDPNVKGGILSHLSPFKPLKEKPKPVTLDFEKPLMDLQKKIIDVQKMANETGLDFSDQIISLENKYQQALKDLYTHLTPIQRVNIARHPNRPTFLDHIFNITDKFVELHGDRAGYDDPAVVTGLGTINGRSYMFMGHQKGRNTKENIQRNFGMPTPHGYRKALRMMYYADHHGFPIVTFIDTPGAYADLKSEELGQGEAIAQNLRTMFGLKVPIVSIVLGEGGSGGALAIGCANKLLMLENAVFYVASPEACAAILWKTAKASPKAAEKLKITSKELMKLEIADGVIPEPLGGAHADPYWTSQQLKTAIVESMEELVKMDTETLLKHRAQKFRKLGGFQEGIPIDPKRKVNMKKKEEPIVQISKTSESELRDEVEKLKLRILEASKSPSEIPETGLKEMVEKLKREIDYEYDEAAKAVGMEDKILMVREEIAKARNVQDQLAHPALKEKIELLKDEFDKKIPSAPNYSSLKYKLDMMKELSKALNPSKSRTDKEETRLEINKKFRELVDQPDMKQKIETLKAEISESGLSDIGSNQELKAKVLQLKEELDTEFKAVLGSMGLQVNPPAVPEVKAKIEAFNEEVNMIIDDVVNSSGLKDRIELLKAEVAKAGNSQDPDSKSKIEALEAELRQAIVGAISSPELKEKHEKMVSEIVESAESTAGSDASLGEENSQSNNDELQVKVNLESNRSFV